One region of Chryseobacterium sp. C-71 genomic DNA includes:
- a CDS encoding type IA DNA topoisomerase yields MKLCIAEKPSVARDIAKVLGATMPKQGYMEGNGYCVTWTFGHLCTLKEPHDYGPQYKSWNLFLLPIIPNNFGIKLIPNQGVENQFKVIERLVAECDEVINCGDAGQEGELIQRWVLQKAKCDKPVQRLWISSLTEEAIKEGFQKLKPAEDYKNLYLAGNARAIGDWLLGINATRLFTKKFGGNKAVLSIGRVQTPTLAMLVQRQKEIDAFSTEEYWELKTKYRDVIFNAAIDRLKTLDRAEKGLEYLKVNPFEILSFEIKEGKEKNPRLFDLTGLQVEANKKFGYSADSTLKYIQSLYEKKHVTYPRVDTTYLSESLYPKIGGILQSMVIYKDLISPLLEQPIPKSKAVFDDAKVTDHHAIIPTEIPPTQNLTREEKLIYDLIAKRFIAVFYPECKISNTLVEAQVATIPFKTSGRQILEPGWRTVYAKDAKDEPTDKEKDKDEEQTIPEFKVGETGPHEPMIHQGKTSPPKAYTEATLLRAMETAGKQVDDEELREMLKNNGIGRPSTRANIIETLFKRKYIERKKKNLVATSTGIQLIDTIEDELLKSPELTGEWELKLRKIESGEYEANQFKDELIQMIRELTKKVVDGKAKAFTLHEEKEEVKEKKKREPAVKKELQSWEETKCPKCKAHHLMKGKTAVGCSDFKNCGFKVSFDIFGKKLSDKQLIDLVLKGKTSKLKGFTTHPESLSEGIVSLSSEFVTVLQ; encoded by the coding sequence ATGAAACTTTGTATTGCCGAAAAACCCAGCGTTGCCAGAGATATTGCCAAAGTATTGGGCGCAACCATGCCTAAACAGGGCTATATGGAAGGAAACGGCTACTGTGTGACATGGACTTTCGGACATCTTTGTACCCTCAAAGAACCTCACGATTACGGTCCGCAATACAAATCATGGAATTTGTTTTTGCTGCCGATTATTCCCAACAATTTCGGAATCAAATTAATTCCGAATCAAGGGGTTGAAAATCAGTTTAAAGTCATCGAAAGATTAGTCGCCGAATGTGATGAGGTCATTAATTGCGGGGATGCGGGGCAGGAGGGAGAACTCATTCAGCGTTGGGTTTTGCAGAAAGCAAAATGTGACAAACCTGTACAGCGTTTGTGGATTTCATCCTTGACGGAAGAAGCAATTAAAGAAGGTTTTCAGAAATTAAAACCAGCCGAAGACTATAAAAATCTATATCTCGCAGGAAATGCAAGAGCGATAGGAGATTGGTTGTTGGGAATCAATGCTACAAGACTTTTTACCAAGAAATTTGGCGGAAACAAAGCAGTTTTATCCATTGGAAGAGTGCAGACTCCGACTTTGGCAATGCTCGTTCAGCGTCAGAAAGAAATTGATGCGTTCTCCACCGAAGAATATTGGGAACTGAAAACCAAATACCGTGACGTTATTTTCAATGCGGCAATCGACCGTTTAAAAACATTAGACCGTGCCGAAAAAGGGTTGGAATATTTAAAGGTCAATCCCTTTGAAATTCTTTCATTTGAAATTAAAGAAGGAAAAGAAAAAAATCCAAGACTGTTTGACTTGACCGGACTTCAGGTGGAAGCCAATAAAAAGTTTGGTTATTCTGCAGACAGTACTTTAAAATATATTCAAAGTCTTTACGAGAAAAAGCACGTCACTTATCCGCGTGTTGATACGACGTATTTATCCGAAAGTTTATATCCGAAAATTGGAGGAATTCTTCAAAGTATGGTTATTTACAAAGATTTAATTTCGCCTTTGCTGGAACAGCCGATTCCAAAATCGAAAGCAGTTTTTGATGATGCGAAAGTAACCGATCACCATGCGATTATTCCGACTGAAATTCCGCCGACTCAGAATTTAACGAGAGAAGAAAAACTGATTTATGATTTAATTGCGAAGCGTTTTATCGCCGTATTTTATCCTGAATGTAAAATTTCTAACACTTTGGTGGAAGCTCAGGTAGCAACGATTCCGTTTAAAACAAGTGGAAGACAAATTCTTGAACCAGGTTGGAGAACTGTTTATGCAAAAGACGCCAAAGATGAACCGACCGATAAAGAAAAAGATAAGGACGAAGAACAGACGATTCCTGAATTTAAAGTTGGAGAAACCGGACCGCACGAACCGATGATTCATCAGGGAAAAACTTCGCCTCCAAAAGCTTATACTGAAGCAACTTTACTTCGAGCTATGGAAACTGCCGGAAAACAGGTCGACGATGAAGAACTTCGTGAAATGTTGAAAAACAACGGTATCGGAAGACCTTCAACCCGTGCGAATATTATCGAAACACTTTTTAAGCGAAAATATATTGAAAGGAAAAAGAAAAACTTAGTTGCGACTTCGACAGGAATTCAGCTGATCGATACGATTGAAGATGAATTATTGAAAAGCCCCGAATTAACAGGGGAGTGGGAATTGAAGCTTCGTAAAATCGAGAGTGGTGAATATGAAGCCAATCAATTCAAAGATGAGTTGATTCAAATGATCAGAGAACTCACCAAAAAAGTCGTTGACGGAAAAGCGAAAGCTTTCACCTTGCATGAAGAAAAAGAAGAGGTTAAAGAAAAGAAAAAACGTGAACCTGCCGTAAAAAAAGAATTACAGTCCTGGGAAGAAACGAAATGCCCAAAATGCAAAGCGCACCATCTGATGAAAGGAAAAACCGCAGTCGGATGTTCTGATTTTAAAAACTGCGGCTTTAAAGTTTCATTTGATATTTTTGGCAAAAAGCTTTCTGATAAACAATTAATTGATTTAGTTTTAAAAGGAAAAACTTCAAAATTAAAAGGTTTCACTACTCATCCGGAAAGTTTAAGTGAAGGAATTGTCTCACTTTCGTCTGAATTTGTGACGGTTTTGCAATAA
- a CDS encoding DUF2652 domain-containing protein has translation MKNTNIQDGIILIPDFSGFTEFVFNTKLYTGEYIVRQLLSILIDVNNQYFDISEIEGDAILFYKYDQKPSYQKVSKMLRNMRNAFNMKILELSEMLNTTIELSLKFIVHYGKFTQYNIGSFKKLYGKPIVEAHQMLKNDLAEQPSYALYSHSFLENSQKDEADSNKEPMHVSEVGAIQYFGSVD, from the coding sequence ATGAAGAATACAAACATTCAAGACGGAATTATTCTGATTCCTGATTTCAGTGGATTCACTGAATTTGTGTTCAATACAAAACTTTATACCGGCGAATATATTGTAAGACAACTACTTTCTATTTTGATTGATGTAAACAATCAGTATTTTGATATTTCTGAAATTGAGGGCGATGCGATTTTGTTCTATAAATACGATCAAAAACCTTCCTACCAAAAAGTTTCAAAGATGCTTCGAAATATGAGAAATGCTTTCAATATGAAAATTCTGGAACTGAGCGAAATGTTGAATACCACCATCGAATTATCATTAAAATTTATCGTCCACTACGGAAAATTTACACAATACAACATCGGAAGTTTCAAAAAACTATACGGAAAACCGATTGTGGAAGCCCATCAAATGTTGAAAAATGATTTGGCTGAGCAACCTTCTTATGCTTTGTACAGTCATTCTTTTTTGGAGAATTCTCAGAAAGACGAAGCTGATTCAAATAAAGAACCGATGCATGTGTCAGAAGTTGGCGCGATTCAATATTTTGGAAGTGTAGATTAG